One Polaribacter sp. SA4-12 genomic window carries:
- a CDS encoding mechanosensitive ion channel family protein, producing the protein MKNFLWLVLLLPMLTAGQDSIRVNVRNPHATIYTHLYFLQSDSYEPKKAAKTILGLSEEKAIEKAIKIKQVLDGKGLYVDVNKIPTNPNYKDTIGYSSYSRYVLFPQRMPQIYVEKIDDNWYYSTETVAKIEGLYKEVFPWYIQKLQKLIPVSGHKKLLGLELWQFIGLLLMLVLGYLVFFIVKRIAFFILRKIQQQVTKNSNIEVNKVLKKLAHPISLLLLVAFIDKIFPSLQFGLTTNTWVFLGLNIAETVFWIYVFLKLVQVVMRIYAEFTERTHGRLDDQLVPILDSFLTGLVIVVGVFRLLVLFGVDASTMLAGATIGGLAFALASQDTVKNLIGTIMIFLDKPFHIEDWIEAGEVVGTVERVGFRSTQVRAADTSIYQIPNSKLSELVINNKGLRLFRRYNTNLGLRYDTPPELIEAFVKGLREIVIEHPETRSDSFNIEFTGFGDSALLIMVNVYFKSLAWGIEQSSKHRLHIAIVKLASELGVDFAFPSTTVTIEQFPEKQGISLKYDINKERTDAVISKIVSDFNKGN; encoded by the coding sequence ATGAAGAATTTTTTGTGGTTAGTACTATTGTTGCCAATGCTTACAGCTGGTCAAGACAGTATTCGTGTAAATGTGAGAAATCCTCATGCTACAATTTATACACATTTATATTTTTTGCAATCTGATTCTTACGAGCCTAAAAAAGCAGCAAAAACTATTTTAGGTCTTTCTGAAGAGAAAGCAATTGAAAAAGCCATTAAAATAAAGCAAGTTTTAGATGGTAAAGGTTTATATGTAGATGTAAATAAAATACCTACAAACCCTAATTATAAAGATACTATTGGTTATTCTTCTTATTCTAGATATGTTTTGTTTCCTCAAAGAATGCCTCAAATTTATGTAGAAAAAATCGATGATAATTGGTATTACTCAACAGAAACTGTTGCGAAAATAGAAGGTTTATACAAAGAAGTTTTTCCTTGGTATATTCAAAAATTACAGAAATTAATTCCTGTTTCTGGACATAAAAAATTATTAGGGTTAGAATTATGGCAGTTTATAGGGCTATTATTAATGTTAGTTTTAGGATATCTTGTTTTTTTTATAGTAAAAAGAATTGCCTTTTTTATATTAAGAAAAATTCAACAACAAGTAACTAAAAATTCAAATATAGAAGTAAATAAAGTGCTTAAAAAGTTAGCACATCCTATAAGTTTATTACTATTAGTTGCTTTTATTGATAAAATATTTCCATCCTTACAATTTGGTTTAACTACAAATACATGGGTGTTTTTGGGATTAAATATTGCCGAAACCGTTTTTTGGATTTATGTTTTCTTAAAATTAGTACAAGTTGTAATGCGAATTTATGCCGAATTTACAGAGAGAACACATGGTAGATTAGATGATCAATTAGTACCAATTTTAGACAGCTTTCTTACAGGATTAGTTATTGTAGTTGGTGTTTTTAGATTGTTAGTCCTTTTTGGAGTAGATGCATCAACAATGTTAGCAGGTGCAACAATAGGAGGTTTGGCATTTGCATTGGCTTCTCAAGATACTGTGAAAAACTTGATAGGAACGATCATGATTTTTCTAGATAAACCTTTTCATATCGAAGATTGGATTGAAGCAGGGGAAGTTGTCGGAACCGTAGAAAGAGTAGGTTTTAGGTCTACACAAGTTCGTGCAGCAGATACTTCTATTTATCAAATACCAAATAGTAAATTGTCAGAATTGGTTATTAATAACAAAGGTTTGCGATTATTTAGACGTTATAATACAAATTTAGGTTTGCGTTATGATACACCGCCAGAATTAATTGAAGCATTTGTAAAAGGACTTAGAGAAATTGTGATTGAACATCCAGAAACACGTTCAGACTCTTTTAATATTGAATTTACAGGTTTTGGAGATTCCGCTTTATTAATTATGGTAAACGTGTATTTTAAAAGTTTAGCTTGGGGCATAGAGCAATCTTCTAAACACAGATTGCATATTGCAATTGTTAAATTAGCGTCAGAATTAGGTGTTGATTTTGCATTTCCATCTACAACTGTTACTATTGAGCAGTTTCCAGAAAAACAAGGTATAAGTCTAAAATACGATATCAATAAAGAAAGAACAGATGCTGTTATCTCTAAAATTGTAAGCGATTTTAATAAAGGAAACTAG
- a CDS encoding tRNA dihydrouridine synthase: protein MSHTLLSSPLQGFTDYKFRNAFNHFFGGIDTFYSPYIRLNGKMVIKNSYKRDIDLENNTELEVIPQIITNDADEFLFVSKYVRELGYKELNWNLGCPYPMVTKRGMGSGLIHDAEKIDSILHKVHNESDILVSMKMRMGYENPEEILDTLPILDKYPLKNIAIHARIGKQLYKGGTNLEAFQKCLDNSKHKMYYNGDITSVASFKKLQERFTTIDHWMIGRGLIADPFLPSMIKNDTTEYPKNRFDIFNEFHDRIYQEYDAALSGPTPIKMKMLGFWEYFAQSFSNPQKTYKKIKKASNPKNYAIAVREILKEAKNS from the coding sequence ATGAGTCATACTTTACTTTCTTCTCCTTTACAGGGTTTTACAGATTATAAATTCAGAAACGCTTTTAACCATTTTTTTGGTGGAATTGATACTTTTTATTCTCCTTACATTCGTTTGAATGGAAAAATGGTGATTAAAAATTCTTACAAAAGGGATATCGATTTAGAGAATAATACAGAACTTGAAGTTATTCCGCAGATTATTACAAATGATGCTGATGAGTTCTTATTTGTTTCTAAGTATGTAAGAGAATTAGGCTACAAAGAATTAAACTGGAATTTAGGTTGTCCTTACCCGATGGTTACAAAACGAGGAATGGGTTCTGGATTGATACATGATGCAGAAAAAATAGATAGTATTCTTCATAAAGTACATAATGAATCTGATATTCTTGTTTCTATGAAAATGAGAATGGGGTATGAAAATCCTGAAGAAATTTTAGATACTTTGCCTATTTTAGATAAATACCCATTAAAAAATATAGCCATTCACGCAAGAATTGGAAAACAACTTTATAAAGGCGGAACAAATTTAGAAGCATTTCAGAAATGTTTAGACAATAGCAAACATAAAATGTATTATAATGGTGATATTACTTCTGTAGCGTCATTTAAGAAGTTACAAGAACGTTTTACAACCATAGATCATTGGATGATTGGTAGAGGCTTAATTGCGGATCCGTTTTTACCAAGTATGATTAAAAACGACACTACTGAATATCCTAAAAATAGGTTTGATATTTTTAATGAATTTCACGATCGTATTTATCAAGAATATGATGCCGCTCTTTCTGGACCAACTCCAATTAAAATGAAGATGCTTGGTTTCTGGGAATACTTTGCTCAAAGTTTTTCTAATCCTCAGAAAACCTATAAAAAGATTAAAAAGGCAAGTAATCCAAAAAATTATGCGATTGCTGTGAGAGAAATTCTTAAAGAAGCGAAAAACAGTTAA
- a CDS encoding Spy/CpxP family protein refolding chaperone, which yields MKNILTIVVLVFAFTFTAQAQKRGGKPSAEKMLTKMTKELNLTEAQQSKIKPLLYAQIADRMAMNDNRKASRESGKKPSKEERTQLREDRMEKEAAFNTEIASILNEEQLVKFEKIAKERKEKGKDRMKMKKQ from the coding sequence ATGAAAAATATATTAACGATAGTAGTTCTAGTATTCGCCTTTACTTTTACTGCACAAGCTCAAAAAAGAGGTGGAAAACCTTCTGCTGAAAAGATGCTTACAAAAATGACTAAGGAGTTAAATTTAACTGAAGCTCAGCAAAGTAAGATTAAACCTCTATTATACGCTCAAATTGCAGATAGAATGGCAATGAATGATAATAGAAAAGCTAGCAGAGAATCTGGAAAGAAACCATCTAAAGAAGAGCGCACGCAACTAAGAGAAGATCGAATGGAAAAAGAAGCTGCTTTTAATACAGAAATAGCTAGTATTTTAAATGAAGAACAATTAGTGAAATTTGAAAAAATTGCTAAAGAAAGAAAAGAGAAAGGAAAAGATAGAATGAAAATGAAAAAACAATAA